The following nucleotide sequence is from Acidovorax radicis.
GAGATCGTCGCCCGCACGCAAAGCACGGTGGTCATGGTCACCCACGATGTGGACGAGGCCGTGCTGCTGTCCGACAAGATCGTGATGATGACCAACGGCCCCGCCGCCACCATTGGCGAGGTGCTGGCCGTCAACCTGCCCCGCCCGCGCCGCCGTGTGGAGCTGGCCGAAGACCCCCGCTACGGGCAATACCGCAAGGCGGTGATCGACTTTTTGTACACGCGCCAGGCGCATGTGGAGAAGGTGGCCTGAGCCGCACGCAGCGCGGCCGCCCCCCGGATGGCAGCGCCATCCGCACGAAAGCCCTGACCGCGTTGTCCGCTGTCAGGGCTTCTCTTTTTTTCCAGGCTACCGCCCGGCCGCCCTATCGCCCTACCGCACCTGGCTGCCGGTGATGTAGTTCTCCATCTGCTCGATGATGAATTTCTGCTCGGAAATGATGTCTTTCACCAGATCGCCGATGGAGATCATGCCCACGAGTTTGTTGTCGTCCACCACGGGCAAGTGGCGCAGGCGGTTGCCCGTCATGAGCTGCATGCACTGCTCGCTGGTCTGGGTGGACCGCACGAACCGCACCGACGTGGTCATCACGTCCTGCACCAGCGTGGCGGCCGATGTGCGCCCCAGCAGGGCAATCTTGCGGGCGTAGTCACGCTCGGTGACGATACCCACAATGGCATCCCCCTGGGTGACCACCAGGGCGCCAATGCCTTTGTCCGCCATCAGCCTGAGCGCATCCAGCACCGACGCCTGCGGCGCGATGGTGTGCACGATGGCGTCGGGCTTGGATTGAAGAATCTTGGCAACAACCGTCATTGGAACCTCCCTCTTGAAAGTTGGAAAGTTGAAACACCTACCACCGCCTGATTTCAGCCCATAAGGCTTGCGAACGCAACCCGCGCAAGCCCGATATCTCGCGAATGGGGGTGGGCACGGCAACTTCGACGCAAGTGTTGCCCTGCTGTTGCAATTGAGGTTCGGGGACAGGGTTCGGGGTGCGGCATGCCCCAGGCGCACAGCAAGCACTGGCTCACCAGCGGGCGGGCATAAAAAAAGGGGCTCCCGCGTGGGGAGCCCCTTTTTGCCCGCCAGACCACCAGACCCGGCAAGGCGCCGGTCTGCAGGTCGTCTGCGGGTCGTCTGCAGGTCAATGGCCAGGCTTATTTGCCCGCGCGCACCTTTGCTACCGCAGCCTGCACGTCTTTCCACAAGCCCTCGCCCACATCGGCGGAAATGCTGGCGTTCACCGCGCCCAGCTTGTCGCGCATGCGGCTGGCCTCGGTGGCAGACAGTTCGTTGATCTGCATGCCCTTGGCCTTGAGGTCAGCCAGCGCCTTGTTGGCCTCATCGCGGGTGTCCTGGCGCTCGAAGTCGCGGCTCTTCTTGGCGGCGTCGAGCAGCACCTTCTGCTCGGCCTTCGAGAGGCCGTCCCAGTATTTCTTGCTGACCAGCACGATCCAGGGGCTGTAGACGTGGTTGGTCACCGTGAGGTACTTCTGCACCTCATAGAACTTGCTCGACAAGATGGTGTTGTAGGGGTTCTCCTGGCCGTCCACCGTCTTGGTTTCGAGCGCGGTAAACAGCTCCGAGAATGGCAGCGGCACCGCGTTGGCGCCCAGGGTCTTGAAGCTGTCGAGGAACACGGTGTTCTGCATCACGCGCAGTTTCACGCCGTCCATGTCTTCAAGCTTGGTGATGGCGCGCTTGTTGTTGGTCAGGTTGCGAAAACCGTTCTCCCAATACACCAGGCCCACCAGGCCTTTTTCCTGGAGCTTGTCCATCACGCGCTGCCCCACCGGGCCGTCCAGCACCGCGTCGGCTTCGTGGGTGTTGTTGAACAGGAAGGGCGTGTCCCAGATCGCCATCTCCTTGGTGATGCCCACCAGCGTGGCGGTGGAGCCCACCATCATCTCCTGCGCGCCGCCGATCAGCGCCTGCTGCATCTGCACGTCAGAGCCCAGGGCGGCCGCACCAATGGCGCGCACCTTCATCTTGCCGCCCGAGGCTTTTTCGACCTCTTGGGCAAACAGCTTGGTGGCACGCCCCTGGTTGGACGCTTCGTTGAGGCCGTAGCCAAAGCGGACGATGCGCGGCTTGAAGTCTTGCGCGGCGGCCTGGAACGAGCAAGCCAGCGCGGCCACTGACAGGGCGGCGAGCAGGGTGCGACGGAAAGTTTTCATGGTTGTCTCCATTGGCAAGGGAAAGAAAGGCACGGGAAAAGAGGGGGAAAAGAGGGGGCAAACGCCATCACCGCATCCACAGCACGGGTGCGGTCACGAGCTGCGGGAACACGACCAGCAGCGCAAGAATCAGCACATAGGTGAGCAAAAACGGGTTCACGCCCTTGATCACGCTGTGCATCGAGATACGCCCCACCCCGGCCACCACGTTGAGCACGGTGCCCACGGGGGGCGTGATGAGGCCGATGGCGCCGTTGAGCACGAACATCAGGCCGAAGTACACCGGGTCGATCCCCGCCTTGACGGCGATGGGCAGCATCACGGGCGCAAAGATCAGGATGGTGGGCGTGAGGTCGAGCGCGGTGCCGATGAGCACCAGCACGATCATCATCACGGCCATCAACAGGCGCGGGTTCTCCACCAGCGGGCCCAGCCAGCCGGTCAGCACCGTGGGCAGGTCGGCCAGCGTGATCATGTAGCTGGCCACCTGGGCACCAGCGCACAGGAACATCACGATGGACGTCGTCTTGGCCGCGCGCACCAGCACGCCGTAAATGTCGGCCACCTTCATTTCGCGGTGGACGAACAACGCCACCACCAGTGCATAGAACGCAGCCACCACGGCGGCTTCGGTGGGGGTGAAAACGCCAGACTTCATGCCACCAATGATGATGAGCGGCATCAGCATGGCCCAGAAGGCACGCACCGT
It contains:
- a CDS encoding CBS domain-containing protein encodes the protein MTVVAKILQSKPDAIVHTIAPQASVLDALRLMADKGIGALVVTQGDAIVGIVTERDYARKIALLGRTSAATLVQDVMTTSVRFVRSTQTSEQCMQLMTGNRLRHLPVVDDNKLVGMISIGDLVKDIISEQKFIIEQMENYITGSQVR
- a CDS encoding TRAP transporter substrate-binding protein — its product is MKTFRRTLLAALSVAALACSFQAAAQDFKPRIVRFGYGLNEASNQGRATKLFAQEVEKASGGKMKVRAIGAAALGSDVQMQQALIGGAQEMMVGSTATLVGITKEMAIWDTPFLFNNTHEADAVLDGPVGQRVMDKLQEKGLVGLVYWENGFRNLTNNKRAITKLEDMDGVKLRVMQNTVFLDSFKTLGANAVPLPFSELFTALETKTVDGQENPYNTILSSKFYEVQKYLTVTNHVYSPWIVLVSKKYWDGLSKAEQKVLLDAAKKSRDFERQDTRDEANKALADLKAKGMQINELSATEASRMRDKLGAVNASISADVGEGLWKDVQAAVAKVRAGK